Proteins from one Panulirus ornatus isolate Po-2019 chromosome 28, ASM3632096v1, whole genome shotgun sequence genomic window:
- the LOC139757907 gene encoding uncharacterized protein, with translation MNVVNHYRDHPILVVFPRTRPGIYTFIIYPIDIDEELNNMVSKSSDDIQISHAILGEEDKLRLHEDRDDIIEWSRKWQMPFDIIKCQLLQVGIFNKKLDYEVIGRKIKDNLSVMDQGVIVSNNFKFSQHCDEAAMKTNRILGITNGNFTYKRKDVILPLY, from the coding sequence ATGAATGTGGTGAATCATTACCGTGATCACCCAATACTAGTGGTGTTCCCCAGGACCCGTCCTGGGATCTATACTTTCATCATCTATCCTATTGATATAGATGAAGAGCTGAATAACATGGTATCCAAGTCTTCAGATGACATACAGATCAGCCATGCCATATTAGGTGAAGAAGATAAGCTAAGATTACATGAGGATCGAGATGATATAATTGagtggtctagaaaatggcaaatgccatttgatATCattaaatgtcagctgttacaagtcgGAATCTTCAACAAGAAACTCGATTATGAAGTGATTGGCCGCAAGATAAAGGACAACCTTAGTGTGATGGATCAAGGGGTCATTGTCTcaaacaacttcaaattctctcaACACTGTGATGAAGCTGCCATGAAAACAAATAGGATATTAGGAATTACCAATGGAAACTTTACGTACAAGAGAaaagatgtgatattgccactatactgA